A genome region from Bosea sp. BIWAKO-01 includes the following:
- a CDS encoding ABC transporter permease → MSTVATTTVEMRPGGLWLAFSQNKLAWVGLILLTLIILVAIFAPWLAPHDPFEQNIVMRLEPPSAEFWLGTDSYGRDVLSRLIYGARISLFVGFVAILIAMLVGTTIGVLAGYIGGLFDQIVMGVLDVLLAFPTLLLGLMIAAMLGASLENLIIAIAVTEVAPFARVARAPTMTLRQRDFVEASRSYGCGPFRIMTRHILPNMISDVVVMSSLWLASAIRTEASLSFIGLGVPPPAATWGSMIREGFENILDAWWLAVFPSLAILATVLALNLLGDALRDASDPRTRSR, encoded by the coding sequence ATGAGCACCGTCGCCACCACGACCGTCGAAATGCGGCCGGGCGGCCTCTGGCTCGCCTTCTCGCAGAACAAGCTGGCCTGGGTCGGGCTCATCCTGCTCACGCTCATCATCTTGGTGGCGATCTTCGCGCCCTGGCTCGCCCCCCATGACCCGTTCGAGCAGAACATCGTCATGCGCCTCGAGCCGCCCTCGGCCGAGTTCTGGCTCGGCACCGACAGCTATGGCCGCGATGTGCTCTCGCGGCTGATCTACGGCGCGCGTATTTCGCTCTTCGTCGGTTTCGTCGCCATCCTGATCGCCATGCTGGTCGGCACGACGATCGGTGTGCTGGCCGGCTATATCGGCGGATTGTTCGACCAGATCGTCATGGGCGTCCTCGACGTGCTGCTCGCCTTCCCGACGCTGCTGCTCGGCCTGATGATCGCCGCCATGCTCGGCGCGAGCCTGGAGAACCTGATCATCGCGATCGCGGTCACCGAGGTCGCGCCGTTTGCCCGTGTGGCGCGCGCTCCGACCATGACGCTGCGCCAGCGCGATTTTGTCGAGGCGAGCCGCTCCTATGGCTGCGGGCCGTTTCGGATCATGACGCGCCACATCCTACCGAACATGATCTCGGATGTGGTAGTGATGAGCTCGCTCTGGCTCGCCTCCGCGATCCGCACGGAAGCGTCGCTCAGCTTCATCGGCCTCGGCGTGCCGCCACCGGCCGCGACCTGGGGCAGCATGATCCGCGAGGGCTTCGAGAACATCCTCGATGCCTGGTGGCTCGCCGTTTTCCCGAGCCTCGCGATCCTGGCGACGGTGCTGGCGCTGAACCTTCTCGGTGATGCGCTGCGTGACGCATCCGATCCCCGGACCCGCTCGCGATGA
- a CDS encoding enoyl-CoA hydratase/isomerase family protein: MSLRYEKHGNIAHFIIDNGPMNVLLPEFHKEFYHRLREFEIDPDIKVGLFYGADGRCFSVGDDLKSMHKPPRTRQEELAAFLFLHQNEGDKPMRPGWEHDVCAHRRYKPIVSAIESYCLGIAFSFCLYHSDVRVAAENVKFGLTGIKFGAGGGSGPKRLARHLPFTAAYWMALSGEFMEAEEAYRYHLVNKIVPSDKLIATAEEMAGKIALNPAIAIRLEMEGLELGADLSKADAYHFGMNLYRMGWMANESEGVTANYLKDRKK; encoded by the coding sequence ATGTCGCTACGCTACGAGAAGCACGGCAACATCGCTCATTTCATCATCGATAACGGGCCAATGAACGTGCTCCTGCCGGAGTTCCACAAGGAGTTCTACCATCGGCTCAGGGAGTTCGAGATCGACCCCGATATCAAGGTCGGTCTCTTCTATGGCGCGGACGGTCGCTGCTTCTCGGTCGGCGATGATCTCAAGAGCATGCACAAGCCGCCGCGGACACGGCAGGAGGAGCTCGCCGCCTTTCTGTTCCTGCACCAGAACGAGGGCGACAAGCCGATGCGCCCGGGGTGGGAGCACGATGTCTGCGCCCACCGCCGCTACAAGCCGATTGTCTCCGCCATCGAGAGCTATTGCCTGGGCATCGCGTTCTCGTTCTGCCTCTATCACAGCGACGTCCGGGTGGCGGCCGAGAACGTCAAGTTCGGCCTGACCGGGATCAAGTTCGGCGCCGGCGGGGGCAGCGGCCCCAAGCGTCTCGCTCGCCATCTGCCGTTCACCGCAGCCTATTGGATGGCACTGTCGGGAGAGTTCATGGAGGCCGAGGAGGCCTACCGCTATCACCTCGTCAACAAGATCGTGCCCAGCGACAAGCTGATCGCCACAGCCGAAGAGATGGCCGGCAAGATTGCACTCAACCCGGCAATCGCCATTCGGCTGGAAATGGAAGGGCTCGAACTCGGCGCCGATCTGAGCAAGGCGGACGCCTATCATTTCGGCATGAACCTCTACCGCATGGGCTGGATGGCCAACGAGTCGGAGGGAGTGACCGCCAACTACCTCAAGGACCGCAAGAAATGA
- a CDS encoding ABC transporter permease, translating into MNHRIMTTAMLLAAPLLLTIFAFIIPMIEVVRWSLFDGQGFTTEHLETALTDELFVLVLWQTLVLSAQVAALCVVIGYPVAYYLSVLSGPLQRLCVLLITFPLWVSVLVRTYAWIVVLGREGLVNLLLLGSGVIDEPLKLIFTRGAVLVASIQVLLPLAILIIYGAMSQINRTLMQAARVLGAPPSSAFRVVFLPLSMNGVISSAILIFILSLGFYVTPALVGGPRDIMISNVIAAQINQTLDWGLGAALGIVLLGAGLGVAGLTYLILGQFAAKANDGGVRS; encoded by the coding sequence ATGAACCACCGCATCATGACAACGGCAATGCTGCTTGCGGCGCCTTTGCTGCTGACGATCTTCGCCTTCATCATACCGATGATCGAAGTGGTGCGGTGGAGCCTCTTCGATGGCCAGGGCTTCACCACGGAGCATCTCGAGACGGCGCTGACCGACGAACTTTTCGTACTGGTGTTGTGGCAGACCCTCGTCCTCTCCGCCCAGGTTGCGGCGCTTTGCGTCGTCATCGGATATCCTGTGGCGTATTATCTGTCGGTGCTGAGCGGTCCGCTGCAGCGGCTTTGCGTGCTGCTGATCACCTTTCCGCTCTGGGTCAGCGTCCTTGTGCGGACCTACGCCTGGATCGTCGTTCTCGGCCGGGAAGGCCTGGTCAATCTGCTGCTACTCGGATCGGGGGTCATCGACGAGCCGTTGAAGCTGATTTTCACCCGCGGGGCCGTCCTGGTGGCGTCAATCCAGGTGCTGCTGCCGCTCGCGATCCTGATCATCTACGGGGCGATGAGCCAGATCAACCGCACCCTGATGCAGGCCGCGCGCGTGCTCGGCGCGCCGCCATCCTCGGCGTTCCGGGTGGTGTTCCTGCCGCTGAGCATGAACGGCGTGATCAGCTCTGCCATTCTGATCTTCATCCTGTCGCTGGGGTTCTACGTGACGCCCGCGCTTGTGGGGGGGCCGCGGGACATTATGATCTCGAACGTGATCGCCGCGCAGATCAACCAGACGCTCGACTGGGGCCTCGGAGCGGCGCTGGGCATCGTGCTGCTGGGCGCGGGGTTGGGCGTCGCGGGACTAACCTATCTCATCCTCGGACAGTTCGCCGCCAAGGCCAATGACGGGGGAGTGAGATCGTGA
- a CDS encoding MBL fold metallo-hydrolase codes for MAFLTEPEPPRGRPMEVVPGVSRIVANNPSLMTYRGTNTYLIEDGDGFVVLDPGPDDAGHLDDILRATGGAVSAIVLTHTHSDHLGATAGLKARTGARTYAYHLSADDAFIPDILLKDGDTALGMTAIHTPGHASDHLCFAFRDGILFSADHVMSWSSSIVAPPGGNMTDYVASLRLMLARDDSLYLPGHGPPLPNPQPYVEELLEFRLRRENAIAEALKAGPLGTWDLVDQLYSQTDPWLRRAAERNVAAHLLKLRDEGRAAALDEKWRSV; via the coding sequence TTGGCCTTTCTGACTGAACCTGAGCCGCCGCGTGGCCGGCCGATGGAGGTTGTCCCCGGCGTCTCCCGTATCGTCGCCAATAATCCGAGCCTAATGACCTATCGCGGCACCAATACTTATCTGATCGAGGATGGCGACGGCTTTGTGGTCCTCGATCCCGGCCCCGACGATGCGGGGCATCTCGACGACATCCTGCGCGCCACGGGCGGTGCGGTTTCCGCGATCGTGCTGACTCACACGCATTCCGACCATCTCGGCGCCACCGCCGGCCTGAAGGCTCGCACCGGCGCCAGAACCTATGCCTACCATCTCAGCGCCGACGACGCCTTTATCCCGGATATCCTGCTGAAGGACGGCGACACCGCGCTGGGGATGACGGCCATCCACACTCCGGGACATGCCAGCGACCATCTCTGCTTCGCCTTCCGGGACGGGATCCTGTTCAGCGCCGACCACGTCATGTCCTGGTCGAGCAGCATTGTCGCGCCGCCGGGCGGAAACATGACCGATTACGTTGCTAGCCTGCGGCTGATGCTGGCGCGCGACGACAGCCTGTATCTGCCCGGGCATGGGCCGCCGCTGCCCAATCCACAGCCCTATGTCGAGGAGTTGCTCGAATTCCGCCTCAGGCGCGAGAATGCCATTGCCGAGGCTCTGAAGGCCGGGCCGCTGGGAACCTGGGATCTCGTCGACCAACTCTATTCGCAAACCGACCCGTGGCTGCGGCGCGCCGCCGAGCGCAACGTGGCAGCACATCTGCTCAAGCTCAGGGACGAAGGGCGCGCAGCGGCCCTGGATGAGAAGTGGCGGTCAGTCTGA
- a CDS encoding ABC transporter ATP-binding protein, giving the protein MSAGRGVPIAFRDVTKRFGAFTALDRFNMVVQGGEFLTILGESGSGKSTILNSLAGFISIDTGEIAIDGRAVHTLPPERRGVGMVFQNYSLFPHMSVLDNVAFPLRMRGTDKGEARRRGEEALEIVRLGGLGHRLPRELSGGQQQRVAVARAISFNPPLLLMDEPLGALDLKLREALQFEIKQIQRRLGCTVVYVTHDQREAMAMSDRIVVLRNGRIEQLGTSADLYDRPLTKFVADFIGQTNVIPAERSGGDVILAQLGLTITPASCPAGSEPLYLNLRPEKLSAKRAEGREVEFPATVQETVFLGDTISVSAVTASGTVLYFRQPRGPAQSLAAGDPVWLCFDPLDAVLVVDVVS; this is encoded by the coding sequence GTGAGCGCCGGCCGCGGTGTCCCTATCGCGTTTCGAGACGTCACCAAGCGTTTCGGAGCTTTCACGGCCCTCGACCGCTTCAACATGGTGGTTCAGGGCGGAGAGTTCCTGACAATCCTCGGTGAATCCGGTTCGGGGAAGTCAACGATCCTCAATTCATTGGCCGGGTTCATCTCCATAGACACCGGCGAGATCGCCATCGACGGACGCGCTGTCCACACGTTGCCGCCGGAGCGCAGAGGCGTCGGCATGGTGTTTCAGAACTACTCCCTCTTTCCGCATATGAGCGTCCTCGACAATGTCGCGTTTCCGCTGCGTATGCGCGGCACGGACAAGGGCGAGGCCCGCAGGCGAGGCGAGGAAGCTCTCGAGATTGTCAGGCTCGGTGGCCTGGGACACCGGCTGCCGCGCGAGCTCTCGGGCGGGCAGCAACAGCGCGTGGCCGTCGCCAGGGCGATTTCGTTCAACCCGCCGCTGCTCCTGATGGACGAGCCCCTCGGCGCACTCGATCTCAAGCTGAGGGAAGCGCTGCAGTTCGAGATCAAGCAGATCCAGCGCCGCCTCGGTTGCACCGTCGTCTATGTCACGCATGACCAGCGCGAGGCGATGGCGATGTCGGATCGTATCGTCGTGCTCCGCAACGGCAGGATCGAACAGCTCGGCACCAGCGCCGACCTCTACGACCGGCCGCTGACGAAATTCGTCGCCGATTTCATTGGCCAGACCAATGTGATCCCGGCCGAGCGCTCCGGCGGCGACGTCATTCTCGCGCAGCTTGGCCTGACGATCACACCGGCATCCTGCCCGGCCGGCTCCGAGCCGCTCTACCTCAACCTGCGTCCGGAAAAGCTGTCGGCGAAACGGGCTGAAGGCCGCGAGGTCGAATTTCCTGCAACTGTCCAGGAGACGGTCTTCCTCGGTGACACGATTTCGGTCAGCGCGGTGACGGCTTCGGGCACGGTGCTCTACTTCCGCCAGCCTCGTGGCCCCGCACAGTCCCTCGCGGCCGGGGACCCGGTCTGGCTTTGCTTCGACCCCCTGGATGCCGTGCTTGTCGTCGACGTCGTGTCGTGA
- a CDS encoding phosphotransferase family protein yields MKPSQEALLRAEATTVDDDAFHGVKPVEATPPFDLERLDAWLQCNVPGYQAPLTIRQFRGGQSNPTYLIETGAASFVLRRKPFGMLLPSAHAVDREFRVITALHATGFPVPRPYALCLDDGVIGTTFYVMEMVQGVVYWNALLPEASSERRARIYRAEVESLARLHNLDHAAIGLADYARPGNYFERQVLRWTKQYRASQTEHIAEVEHLIDWLPQSLPVQERVSVVHGDYRLDNIMFGLDGGVRAVLDWELSTLGDPLADFTYFLMQWALTPDGRSGLAGVDLAGLGIPAMDDVVALYCNLTGRSALPDLNWYFSYNLFRLVGILQGIAGRVRDGTAASDKARQMAARTRPLAMRAWAFAERAGARR; encoded by the coding sequence ATGAAACCCTCGCAAGAAGCCCTGCTGCGAGCCGAGGCGACGACCGTCGACGATGATGCCTTCCACGGCGTAAAGCCGGTCGAAGCTACGCCGCCCTTCGACCTCGAACGCCTGGATGCCTGGCTGCAATGCAACGTCCCTGGCTACCAGGCTCCGCTGACGATCCGACAGTTCAGGGGAGGGCAGTCCAACCCGACCTACCTGATCGAGACCGGCGCCGCGTCCTTCGTGCTGCGGCGCAAACCCTTCGGCATGCTGCTGCCATCGGCCCATGCGGTGGATCGGGAATTCCGGGTCATTACGGCTCTGCACGCCACCGGCTTTCCTGTGCCCCGGCCCTATGCGCTCTGCCTTGATGATGGCGTCATTGGGACGACGTTCTACGTGATGGAGATGGTGCAGGGCGTGGTCTACTGGAACGCGCTGCTGCCGGAGGCGAGCTCGGAAAGGCGCGCGCGAATCTATCGCGCCGAGGTCGAGTCGCTGGCTCGCCTGCACAATCTCGACCATGCGGCGATCGGGCTGGCCGATTATGCGCGCCCGGGCAATTACTTCGAACGTCAGGTGCTGCGTTGGACGAAGCAGTATCGCGCGTCGCAGACGGAGCATATCGCGGAAGTCGAGCATCTCATCGACTGGCTGCCTCAATCGCTGCCGGTTCAGGAGCGTGTCTCCGTCGTTCACGGCGACTATCGACTGGACAATATCATGTTCGGTCTCGACGGCGGCGTGCGCGCCGTCCTGGACTGGGAACTGTCGACGCTCGGTGACCCGCTCGCCGATTTCACCTATTTCCTGATGCAATGGGCGCTGACGCCCGACGGTCGCAGCGGCCTTGCCGGTGTCGATCTGGCCGGGCTCGGTATCCCAGCCATGGATGATGTCGTTGCGCTCTATTGCAACCTGACGGGCCGGTCGGCCCTGCCGGACCTGAACTGGTATTTTTCCTACAATCTGTTTCGTCTCGTCGGCATCCTCCAGGGCATCGCCGGCCGGGTCCGTGACGGCACCGCCGCGAGCGACAAGGCCCGCCAGATGGCGGCGCGAACGCGCCCGCTTGCCATGCGGGCCTGGGCCTTCGCCGAACGCGCCGGAGCCCGTCGATGA
- a CDS encoding TetR/AcrR family transcriptional regulator — protein sequence MTKPEDEMTGLEASTAPPDDVATRGAVRQTRTKRRSEARRFEILAAAVSLFNEKGLRGTMLSDVAQAVGLSTNSLCYYFRKKDDLAAACFMDAIDILRAIVAKATLRPTPELRVREFASGFAARLAREVNGGGGKLVGIYDLRALVKPQSDVVFAAYNSLFREVRALLSAPDRPSPDRRQLNASAHLLLSLVHSMRIWIGQYAAEDYERVADHFCDVMVAGFAPSPGAWPPASLAPIAWPFEADAPSARDAFLRAATLTINEFGFSGASVDKISARLQLTKGAFYHHNDNKEGLFSECAARTFAVIREVQNEAQRQPTGWDELGSAITHLVRFQLSDRGPLLRATALSALPAHERAEMIDATNKLSERFVYPIVKGMADGSIRPLHPLVGSHLVSAMIYAATELPLWLGEISPDQAVDLYAKPLLLGVLAAQE from the coding sequence ATGACAAAACCCGAAGACGAAATGACCGGCCTCGAAGCCTCGACCGCGCCGCCCGATGATGTCGCGACACGCGGCGCCGTGCGCCAGACCCGGACCAAGCGACGCTCCGAGGCCCGGCGTTTCGAAATCCTCGCCGCGGCGGTCAGTCTGTTCAACGAGAAGGGGCTGCGGGGGACGATGTTATCCGACGTCGCGCAGGCGGTGGGCCTGAGCACGAACAGCCTCTGCTATTACTTTCGGAAGAAGGACGACCTCGCCGCAGCCTGCTTCATGGATGCAATCGACATCCTGCGGGCGATCGTCGCAAAAGCCACCCTGCGCCCGACGCCGGAACTGCGCGTCCGCGAATTCGCGTCCGGTTTCGCTGCGAGGCTCGCCCGAGAAGTGAACGGAGGCGGCGGCAAGCTTGTCGGGATCTACGACCTGCGCGCGCTGGTCAAACCCCAGTCGGACGTCGTCTTTGCGGCCTATAACAGCCTTTTCCGCGAGGTGAGAGCGCTGCTCTCGGCGCCGGACCGTCCGAGTCCGGACAGGCGCCAGCTCAATGCGAGCGCGCACCTGCTACTCTCACTCGTGCACTCTATGCGTATCTGGATCGGACAATACGCGGCGGAAGATTATGAGCGGGTCGCCGACCATTTCTGCGATGTGATGGTCGCGGGCTTCGCACCCTCCCCCGGAGCCTGGCCGCCCGCCTCGCTGGCCCCGATCGCATGGCCCTTCGAGGCGGACGCACCTTCTGCGCGCGATGCATTCCTGCGGGCCGCGACGCTGACCATCAACGAGTTCGGATTCTCAGGAGCTTCCGTCGACAAGATCTCAGCAAGACTGCAACTGACCAAGGGCGCCTTCTACCACCACAACGACAACAAGGAGGGCCTCTTCTCGGAATGCGCGGCGAGAACCTTTGCCGTCATCCGGGAAGTCCAGAACGAGGCGCAGCGCCAGCCCACGGGATGGGACGAATTGGGGTCTGCAATCACACATCTGGTGAGATTCCAACTGTCCGATCGCGGCCCCCTGCTGCGCGCCACGGCACTTAGCGCACTGCCAGCCCATGAACGCGCAGAGATGATCGATGCGACCAACAAATTGTCCGAACGCTTCGTCTATCCCATTGTGAAGGGAATGGCCGATGGCTCCATCCGCCCCCTGCACCCCCTGGTCGGCTCGCACCTGGTCAGCGCCATGATCTATGCCGCGACCGAACTTCCGCTCTGGCTCGGCGAGATATCGCCGGATCAAGCCGTAGATCTCTATGCCAAACCCCTGCTGCTCGGCGTCCTCGCCGCGCAGGAGTAA
- a CDS encoding ABC transporter permease, which produces MKGTLWDTCGRTLLPLYFLLILAYLVVPLLIVVPLSFSDTTYLVFPPRGFSWRWYAEIFSNPAWLRAFQKSLLLGVLTAIFATALGTLAAMAIVRLQRGAAFVVSTMFLVPQIVPAVITALGAFLLLNASGLYGTFAGLLIMHVMMALPLVIITMTAALRQLGEGLNLAARVLGATPAKAFAYVTFPAVAPSIAVGAVFAFFISFDELVVTLFISGSHATMPVRIWADVKQELTPVVPAAATLLTVIVAVLAIPIEIYRQRTKAK; this is translated from the coding sequence GTGAAGGGCACGCTCTGGGACACCTGCGGCCGCACCCTGCTGCCGCTCTATTTCCTTCTGATCCTGGCCTATCTCGTCGTGCCGCTGCTCATCGTCGTGCCGCTCTCCTTCAGCGACACGACCTATCTGGTCTTCCCGCCGCGGGGCTTCAGCTGGCGCTGGTATGCCGAGATATTCTCCAACCCCGCCTGGCTTCGTGCCTTCCAGAAGAGCCTGCTGCTGGGCGTTCTGACCGCCATCTTCGCGACCGCGCTGGGCACGCTCGCCGCGATGGCGATCGTTCGGCTGCAGCGGGGGGCGGCTTTCGTGGTCAGCACGATGTTCCTGGTGCCCCAGATCGTTCCCGCCGTCATAACGGCGCTTGGCGCCTTCCTTCTCCTCAACGCGTCAGGCCTCTACGGCACCTTTGCCGGTCTCCTGATCATGCACGTCATGATGGCTCTTCCCCTGGTCATCATCACGATGACGGCCGCGCTGCGCCAGCTCGGCGAGGGGCTCAACCTGGCCGCGCGCGTGCTGGGGGCGACGCCTGCGAAGGCCTTCGCCTATGTGACCTTTCCCGCCGTCGCGCCGTCGATTGCCGTCGGCGCGGTCTTCGCCTTTTTCATCTCGTTCGATGAACTGGTGGTCACACTGTTCATCAGCGGCAGCCATGCCACAATGCCGGTCAGGATATGGGCGGACGTCAAGCAGGAGCTGACGCCGGTCGTGCCCGCAGCAGCCACCTTGCTGACCGTGATCGTCGCCGTGCTCGCCATTCCCATCGAGATCTACCGGCAACGGACGAAGGCTAAATAG
- a CDS encoding ABC transporter substrate-binding protein, translating into MRLMNKRLRIAGALLISCLASSAFSQEKVVIANYGGMVADFYNRYCAPLLKERHNIALEQVAISDPLGQIKVQQATGNILWDMFPAEGEVLVTASNNGWLEPIDWSVVDPNNEMPANGRHKYGVAGRVYSMILAYRTDKVPAGKTVDGWKTFWDVKGFPGPRAMRDTPLENLEFALLADGVPLDQIYAVLDTPKGVDRAFAKLDEIKPNISVFWTSGQQPAQLLASGEVFYTNTWNGRVVQMKSEKVPVEISWSGGSLNVPFYSIPKGAKNVSNMMKFFNVCFMDLNIQKIGAEITGYPGLSPKLPALLSEQVRADLPTAEKNLKQQFTFDFEFWAKNRAKLQRRWDTWRLR; encoded by the coding sequence ATGCGCCTAATGAACAAGCGTCTGCGGATCGCGGGTGCGCTCTTGATATCCTGCCTCGCATCATCCGCCTTTTCCCAGGAAAAGGTCGTGATCGCCAATTATGGCGGCATGGTTGCCGATTTCTACAACCGATACTGCGCTCCGCTCCTGAAGGAGCGCCACAATATCGCGCTTGAACAGGTAGCGATCAGCGACCCGCTCGGTCAGATCAAGGTCCAGCAGGCGACCGGTAACATCCTCTGGGACATGTTCCCCGCGGAGGGCGAGGTCCTGGTGACCGCCAGCAACAATGGCTGGCTCGAGCCGATCGACTGGTCGGTCGTCGACCCGAACAACGAGATGCCCGCCAATGGTCGGCACAAATATGGAGTCGCCGGCCGCGTCTATTCCATGATCCTGGCCTATCGCACCGACAAAGTCCCGGCCGGAAAGACCGTGGATGGCTGGAAGACATTCTGGGACGTCAAGGGCTTTCCCGGCCCGCGCGCCATGCGCGACACTCCGCTGGAGAACCTCGAATTCGCGCTGCTCGCCGACGGCGTGCCGCTCGACCAGATTTATGCCGTTCTCGACACGCCAAAGGGCGTCGATCGCGCCTTCGCCAAGCTGGACGAGATCAAGCCGAACATCTCCGTATTCTGGACCAGCGGGCAGCAGCCGGCGCAGCTCCTGGCGAGCGGTGAGGTCTTCTATACCAACACCTGGAACGGCCGCGTTGTGCAGATGAAGAGCGAGAAGGTCCCGGTCGAAATCTCCTGGAGCGGCGGCTCGCTCAACGTGCCCTTCTATTCGATTCCGAAGGGCGCCAAGAACGTCAGCAACATGATGAAGTTCTTCAACGTCTGCTTCATGGATCTCAACATCCAGAAGATCGGCGCTGAGATCACAGGCTATCCCGGACTGTCGCCGAAGCTGCCGGCCCTGCTGAGCGAGCAGGTCCGCGCGGACCTGCCCACCGCCGAGAAGAACCTGAAGCAGCAGTTCACCTTCGACTTCGAGTTCTGGGCCAAGAACCGCGCCAAGCTTCAGCGGCGCTGGGATACCTGGCGTCTTCGCTGA
- a CDS encoding class I adenylate-forming enzyme family protein, whose amino-acid sequence MSASAPVRETPAALRQRIEAEPLPVNYGHHLDAVATAHGSELAWITIDGDGPDLTYRQVADMAAKAANAFAAMGVRKGNHVGVMLPNGPGFLVAWLGLARVGAVLVPVNPKLTVHELEHVLADGDVTVLLAASECVEALKATSTGAPLVTSGKIAIVGAAPTGLSDWEAMLKAAPTAFVEREPVGLDDPISILYTSGSTGKPKGCILTHRYWLTLGKVKAALLPPCRRILSELPFYYMSPYYRFSTASFQAAAICVPPAPSLSKFYERIAQHDIDVVWIGDPLATLQLSDAERRHKLKHVSLYGLKKELHRPLEERLGVPVREAFGMTEIGAGLYMPIGDDAMTGSGSCGIPAPFRECVVADEDGNPLPAGATGELLISGPGLFNGYYKNPEATKTAFWGTWFRTGDLARIDERGYFYIVGRIKEMIKRSAENIAAQEVESVIYMLPQILEAAVIGVPDEKRGEEVKACIVLQPGLSPADLAPETVLEHCRTRLAAFKLPRYIQYYSSLPKTASEKIAKKQIPTDTERAISPVFDMA is encoded by the coding sequence ATGTCTGCTTCCGCGCCTGTCCGAGAGACACCGGCCGCGTTGCGGCAGCGGATCGAAGCCGAGCCGCTGCCGGTGAATTACGGCCACCATCTCGATGCCGTTGCCACGGCACATGGCAGTGAGCTGGCATGGATCACGATCGACGGGGACGGCCCCGACCTGACTTATCGCCAGGTTGCCGACATGGCAGCAAAGGCCGCAAATGCATTTGCGGCCATGGGGGTGCGCAAGGGGAATCATGTCGGCGTCATGCTGCCGAATGGCCCCGGCTTCCTCGTCGCCTGGCTCGGTCTGGCCAGGGTTGGGGCGGTGCTGGTGCCCGTCAATCCGAAGCTGACTGTTCACGAACTGGAGCATGTTCTCGCCGATGGCGATGTCACCGTGCTACTCGCGGCGTCGGAATGCGTGGAGGCCCTGAAGGCGACATCGACGGGCGCGCCGCTGGTCACGAGCGGAAAGATCGCCATCGTCGGGGCTGCGCCGACCGGGCTATCCGACTGGGAGGCGATGCTGAAGGCGGCGCCGACTGCTTTCGTCGAGCGCGAACCGGTCGGGCTCGATGATCCCATCAGCATCCTCTACACCTCGGGATCGACCGGCAAGCCGAAGGGATGCATCCTGACGCATCGCTATTGGTTGACGCTCGGCAAGGTCAAGGCGGCGCTGCTGCCGCCGTGCCGGCGCATTCTGAGCGAATTGCCGTTCTATTACATGTCTCCCTATTACAGGTTCTCCACGGCATCGTTCCAGGCTGCTGCGATCTGCGTGCCGCCCGCTCCCAGCCTGAGCAAATTCTACGAGCGTATCGCGCAACACGATATCGATGTCGTCTGGATCGGGGATCCGCTCGCAACGTTGCAGCTCTCGGACGCCGAACGCCGGCACAAGCTCAAGCATGTCTCGCTCTACGGGCTGAAGAAGGAACTGCATCGTCCGCTGGAGGAGCGCCTCGGCGTTCCCGTACGCGAGGCTTTCGGGATGACCGAGATTGGCGCGGGGCTCTATATGCCGATCGGGGACGATGCCATGACCGGCTCCGGTTCCTGCGGAATCCCCGCGCCGTTCCGCGAATGCGTCGTGGCGGACGAGGACGGCAACCCTCTCCCTGCGGGAGCGACCGGAGAATTGCTGATCTCGGGGCCCGGGCTGTTCAACGGCTATTACAAGAACCCGGAGGCAACCAAGACGGCATTCTGGGGAACATGGTTCCGGACGGGCGATCTCGCCCGCATAGATGAGCGCGGCTATTTCTATATCGTCGGCCGCATCAAGGAGATGATCAAGCGCAGTGCCGAGAACATCGCGGCGCAGGAGGTCGAATCCGTCATCTACATGCTGCCGCAGATTCTGGAGGCGGCGGTCATCGGCGTTCCCGACGAGAAGCGTGGCGAGGAGGTAAAGGCCTGCATCGTCCTGCAGCCGGGCCTGAGCCCCGCCGATCTGGCGCCCGAGACGGTGCTGGAGCATTGCCGCACGCGCTTGGCTGCGTTCAAGCTGCCTCGGTATATCCAGTATTATTCATCGCTGCCGAAGACCGCATCCGAGAAGATCGCGAAGAAACAGATCCCGACCGATACGGAGCGCGCGATTTCGCCCGTCTTCGACATGGCGTAA